The Hippoglossus hippoglossus isolate fHipHip1 chromosome 21, fHipHip1.pri, whole genome shotgun sequence genome contains a region encoding:
- the sympk gene encoding symplekin isoform X3 — protein sequence MKRYPGYVELACNSEGFLSSSQVVDLLNQAALIPTDEKLAVLKQVQELIINKDPSLLDNFLDEMIAFQTDKSIEVKKFVIGFIEEACKRDNELLLRLIANLNMLLKDESVNVVKKAILTLTQLYKVTLQWLLRAKGASDMQEACWDMVTQMKGDVLAHLDSENDGVRTHAIKFTEALIISLSARTSDSDIPKRQEGDISLDKVPKDHSYIRYDVLCEEGKSALEKLLKFMVHPAISSINLTTALGSLASIARQRPMFMSEVVQAYETLHANLPPTLAKSQVSSVRKNLKLHLVAVLKHPCSLEYQGQISTLLLDLGMPQNEITRSTPVVREQRKRPRHEQYTEGKKVKMEPTMMEDDEDKEEPAPLTAPKPAAVPVVQSAIDLTAEFLHPLLNPQNVANLVLLSMVYLPDVMPASFQATYTPVESAGTDAQIKHLARLMATQMTSAGIGPGLEKCKAREEDACKVEDNDEDSASKDLLIKRKVAMKGQAISVVGGYTENASTAEAPSPATVKRLPEPIVPTAQTKMTGATGRKKVFRLSDVVQPLSDPQIETLTSKAIKRILHSEKAIAQSGMSHVRVKLLARLVTQFEGTMKEDVLAFILEDIRTRSDLAFSLLYQEYNTYLSQLPSGQLESYDHCLYTLLSGLQEKPEQRDGLFTKLVLEAPIITESALEVIRRYCEDESRVYLGMTTLKELIIKRPSRQFQYLHVLLDLSSHEKEKVRTTALAFLKRMYEKDQLRDYIEKFALNYLQLLVHPNPPSLLFGADKDTEVASPWTEETVRQCLFLYLSLLPLNHRLVHELASVYTEAIADIKRSVLRAIEQPIRGMGMNSPELLLLVENCPKGAETLVTRCLHILTDKVPPSPELVERVRDLYHKRVPDVRFLIPVINGLEKNEVIQALPKLIKLNPIVVKEVFNRLLGTQHSEGSSSVSPLTPGDLLIALHNIDSTKCDMKSIIKATNLCFGEKNVYTSEVLAVVMQQLMEHSPLPMLLMRTVIQSLTMYPRLGGFVMNILSRLIVKQVWKYPKVWEGFVKCCQRTKPQSYSVLLQLPPAQLTSVFERCPEMRDPLLQHVLSFTPHQQAHIPTSIMTILEANKKSPLKPVEPVVEKEIETLTAPAATVSEMVPTATLKEPEMEVQHEPVQQESFQHEPVQHELFQPEMIQHEPVQHEPAQHEPAIMQDEEPMEQEEFEPVIQEESFDNVSQVELSRDSDTPSPHSEAADEPSEVSEPEPSDFQERERDVEAEATGSEADSGSEDME from the exons ATGAAGAGATATCCTGGATATGTGGAACTTGCTTG TAACAGTGAAGGTTTTCTCTCGTCCTCTCAGGTGGTGGATCTCCTGAACCAGGCGGCTCTGATTCCCACAGATGAGAAGCTTGCTGTGCTCAAACAG GTCCAGGAGCTTATCATCAACAAGGACCCGTCTCTTCTCGACAATTTCTTGGAT GAGATGATTGCGTTTCAGACTGACAAGTCTATTGAGGTTAAAAAGTTTGTCATTGGCTTCATAGAGGAAGCTTG TAAACGGGACAATGAGCTTCTCCTCCGACTGATTGCCAACCTGAACATGTTGCTGAAGGATGAAAGTGTGAATGTGGTGAAAAAAGCCATCCTCACTCTCACCCAGCTGTACAAAGTTACTCTGCAG TGGCTGTTGCGCGCCAAAGGAGCATCAGATATGCAGGAGGCATGCTGGGATATGGTCACACAGATGAAAGGGGATGTTCTGGCCCACCTGGATTCTGAAAATGACGGCGTGCGCACTCATGCCATCAAGTTCACAGAGGCACTAATTATCAGTCTGTCAGCACGGACATCAGACTCTGACATCCCCAAAAGACAGGAGGGGGACATCAGCCTGGATAAAGTTCCTAAAGATCACTCGTACATTCGATACG ATGTCTTGTGTGAGGAGGGAAAGTCTGCgctggagaagctgctgaagtTCATGGTCCACCCGGCCATTTCCAGCATCAACCTCACTACAGCACTGGGCTCACTGGCCTCTATTGCCCGTCAGAGGCCAATGTTCATGTCAGAGGTGGTGCAGGCATACGAGACACTGCATG CAAACCTGCCGCCCACTCTGGCCAAGTCTCAGGTGAGCAGCGTGAGGAAAAACCTGAAGCTGCACCTAGTGGCCGTCCTCAAGCATCCCTGCAGCCTGGAGTACCAGGGTCAGATCAGCACTCTGCTGCTGGACCTGGGAATGCCCCAGAATGAAATAACCCGCTCCACACCTGTAGTGCGCGAGCAGCGCAAAAGACCGCGCCATGAACAatacacagagggaaaaaaggttAAGATGG AACCGACCATGATGGAAGACGATGAGGACAAAGAGGAGCCGGCTCCTCTCACCGCCCCTAAACCAGCTGCTGTTCCAGTCGTACAGTCGGCCATTGACCTCACAGCTGAGTTTCTGCACCCACTGCTCAACCCACAGAATGTTGCCAACCTG gtGCTCCTCAGCATGGTGTATCTGCCTGATGTCATGCCAGCATCCTTCCAGGCCACATACACGCCTGTGGAGTCAGCAGGCACCGATGCACAGATTAAACATCTGGCCAGGCTGATGGCCACACAGATGACTTCAGCCGGGATTGGTCCAG GACTTGAAAAGTGCAAAGCCAGAGAGGAAGATGCCTGCAAAGTGGAAGATAATGACGAAGACTCTGCATCTAAAGACCTGCTCATCAAACGCAAAGTTGCGATGAAGGGCCAAGCGATCTCCGTGGTGGGAGGTTACACAGAAAACGCTTCAACCGCTGAGGCTCCCAGTCCCGCCACAGTCAAGAGGCTTCCTGAGCCCATCGTGCCCACTGCCCAAACCAA AATGACAGGGGCAACTGGGAGGAAAAAAGTGTTTCGGTTGTCAGATGTCGTCCAGCCGTTATCAGACCCGCAGATTGAGACGTTGACCTCCAAAGCAATCAAACGCATCCTGCATTCAGAGAAGGCTATTGCTCAAAGTGGCATGTCCCAT GTCCGAGTGAAGCTCCTCGCCAGGCTTGTGACGCAATTTGAAGGGACGATGAAAGAAGATGTGCTGGCGTTTATTCTAGAGGACATCAGGACCAGGAGTGACCTGGCATTTTCTCTCCTGTACCAAGAGTACAACACTTACCTCAGCCAGCTGCCCTCTGGGCAGTTGGAAAGTTATGATCACTGTCTCTACACGCTGCTCTCCGGCCTGCAGGAGAAACCAGAGCAGAGAGACGG ACTCTTCACCAAACTGGTTCTGGAGGCTCCCATTATAACAGAATCTGCTTTGGAAGTAATAAGACGGTACTGCGAGGACGAG TCTCGGGTGTATTTGGGCATGACGACTCTGAAGGAGCTCATCATCAAACGGCCCTCAAGGCAGTTTCAGTATCTGCATGTTCTTCTTGATCTCAGCTCACACGAAAAAGAGAAG gtgcgGACCACCGCCCTGGCTTTTCTGAAGCGTATGTATGAGAAAGACCAGCTCAGAGACTACATAGAAAAGTTTGCCCTGAACTACCTGCAGCTTCTTGTCCATCCCAaccctccatctcttctctttggGGCTGACAAAGACACAG aggtGGCGTCTCCCTGGACTGAAGAGACCGTGAGACAGTGTCTGTTCCTCTAcctgtctctgcttcctctaAACCACCGGCTGGTCCATGAGCTCGcgtctgtctacactgaggcCATCGCTGACATCAAGCGTAGTGTGCTCCGAGCAATAGAGCAGCCG ATCCGTGGAATGGGAATGAACTCgccagagctgctgcttctggTTGAAAACTGTCCTAAAGGAGCAGAGACTCTAGTCACGCGCTGCCTGCACATTTTGACCGATAAAG TGCCTCCGTCTCCTGAGCTGGTGGAGAGAGTTCGAGATCTTTACCACAAACGTGTGCCTGATGTTCGTTTCCTTATTCCGGTCATAAATGGCCTAGAAAAG AATGAAGTCATCCAGGCTCTCCCCAAGCTCATCAAACTCAACCCCATTGTAGTGAAGGAGGTGTTCAACCGTCTGTTGGGAACTCAGCACA GCGAAGGGAGTTCGTCTGTGTCCCCTCTCACCCCAGGAGACCTGCTCATTGCCTTACACAACATAGACTCCACCAAATGTGATATGAAGTCTATCATAAAAG CTACCAACCTCTGCTTCGGGGAAAAGAATGTCTACACGTCGGAGGTTTTGGCCGTGGTGATGCAGCAGCTGATGGAGCACAGCCCCCTCCCCATGCTGCTCATGCGCACCGTCATCCAGTCTCTCACCATGTATCCCAGACTGGGCGGCTTTGTCATGAACATCCTGTCCCGCCTCATTGTGAAGCAG GTGTGGAAGTATCCTAAGGTGTGGGAAGGATTTGTGAAATGCTGCCAAAGGACCAAACCTCAGTCGTACAGcgtgctcctgcagctgccgcCCGCCCAACTGACGAGTGTGTTTGAACGCTGCCCAGAGATGAGAGATCCTCTTCTACAGCACGTCCTCTCCTTCACCCCTCATCAG CAAGCTCACATACCCACCTCCATCATGACGATCCTGGAAGCAAATAAAAAGTCACCACTGAAACCAGTAGAGCCAGTTGTGGAGAAGGAG ATCGAAACACTCACTGCTCCAGCTGCCACAGTTTCAGAAATGGTTCCCACTGCAACACTGAAAGAACCAGAGATGGAAGTCCAGCACGAGCCAGTTCAACAAGAATCGTTCCAGCACGAGCCG GTCCAGCACGAACTGTTCCAGCCTGAGATGATCCAGCACGAGCCGGTCCAGCACGAGCCAGCCCAGCACGAGCCAGCCATCATGCAGGATGAAGAACCAATGGAGCAAGAAGAGTTTGAACCTGTGATACAAGAGGAAAGTTTTGACAATGTCTCCCAg GTGGAATTGTCGAGAGACAGTGATACACCATCACCTCACTCCGAGGCAGCTGACGAGCCATCGGAGGTTTCTGAACCTGAACCTTCAGATTTccaggagcgagagagagatgttgAAGCAGAAGCCACCGGCTCGGAGGCTGACAGCGGCAGCGAGGACATGGAATGA